A stretch of DNA from Methanomassiliicoccales archaeon:
TCTTTAGAGCACCTTGAGCAAGGCATACCTGCGGAGGAAGCAGCGAAAAGGCTAGGGCTGGTCTGGTGAAAGGTTATCAGGTTCGTCTTCTCCCTGAAGCGCTAGAAATGCTTGCATCTCTTGATGAACCTATCGCCCAACGAATCTTGGCAAAACTAAAATGGCTGGCAGACAATTTTGCAGATCTTGCTCCTGAACCGCTAGGCGGTGAGTTAAAGGGCCTCTTCAAACTTCATGTTGGAAGTTATGGGGTTCTTTACTCATTCGATCGTGAAAAGCGGGTCATCTACGTTCATCTCATAGGGCACCGCCGCGATATTTACAAAACATCGTGAACGA
This window harbors:
- a CDS encoding type II toxin-antitoxin system RelE/ParE family toxin, which translates into the protein MLASLDEPIAQRILAKLKWLADNFADLAPEPLGGELKGLFKLHVGSYGVLYSFDREKRVIYVHLIGHRRDIYKTS